The DNA region CCGAGCACCACGCTGCTGTCCAATGCCGACGGACAGGCGGTCGCCGACGGCACCGAGGTCCTGCGCCGGCTGGTGAGCCAGGTCGCCTCGCCCGTCCGCTGGGACCTGTGCTTGGCCACCATGGCCGAGCTCGGCGTCACCGGACTGCTCGAACTGCCACCGGCCGGCACGCTGACCGGCATCGCCAAGCGCAACCTCAGGGGAGTCGAGCTGTTCGCCCTGAACACCCCCGATCAGCTGCCGGCAGCCCAGGAGTTCGTCGCCCGGCATGGCGCCGCCTGATGCAGGATCGGACGTCGTACTGCCATGATCATCCCTGAGCCCCACCACCTGGGGACGCCCCCAAGATCTGGGCTGACCATTCCCGGTCCGTCCACCGTTCAACACCCCGAGGAGCTTTGAGCCCATGCCCACCACCGAAGAGGTCCGCGCAGACCTGGCCGAGATCGTCAACGAGGTCGCGGGTGTCCCGACCGACGACGTCCAGCTCGACAAGTCCTTCACCGACGATCTCGATGTCGATTCGCTGTCCATGGTCGAGATCATCTACGCCGCTGAGGAGAAGTTCAGCGTGAGCATTCCCGACGAGGAGGCCAAGAACCTCAAGACGGTCGGGGACGCGGTCGCCTACATCGAGCGCGCTGCCTCCTGAACGTGGCGGGCCGCGCCTTCTTGAGCGCGGCCCTCACCGCTTCCCTGCCACCAGATCACGCTGACAACAAGACCAGCCTGACTACAGACCACGCTGAAGCACGGCCACGCTGCCCCACCGGAAGGTCCAACTCATGAGCCCGACCCCCATCGTCGTCACCGGACTGGGCGCGACCACCCCGCTCGGCGGGGACGTCGCCAGCACCTGGGAGGGGCTGCTCGCCGGTCGCTCCGGCATCAGCCGGATCGAACAGGACTGGGCCGCCGACCTGTCGGTGCAGATCGCTGCCCAGGCTGCCGTCGATCCCACCACCGTGCTGGAGCGTGTCGAGGCGCGTCGGCTGGACCGCTCTGCCCAATTGGGCGTGGTGGCAGCCATGGAGGCCTGGCGCGATGCCGGCTTCGGACTGAAGGAGGAGAACCCGGTCGACCGGGAACGCCTCGGAGTCGCGATCGCCACCGGCATCGGTGGCCTGCAGACGCTGCTCGGCAACTGGGACGTCCAGAAGGCGAAGGGCGCGCGCCGGGTGTCGCCGCTGGCCATCCCGATGCTGATGGCCAATGCGACTGCCGGCAACGTGAGCCTGCGGATCGGCGCCCAGGCCGGCGCACACGCGCCGGTCTCGGCCTGTGCCTCCAGCAACGAGGCGATCGCGCACGGTATCGACATGATCCGGCTGGGTCGGGCTGATGTCGTCGTAGTCGGCGGCACCGAAGGTGTGATCCACCCGATGCCGATCGCTTGCTTCGCGCAGATGCAGGCGATGAGCCGACGCAATGACGACCCCGAGCGGGCGTCCCGACCGTGGGACAAGGGCCGCGATGGCTTCGTCCTCGGCGAAGGCGCCGCCGTGATGGTGATCGAGACCCTCGATCATGCCCAGGCGCGCGGCGCCCGGATCTATGGCGAGTTGGCCGGCGCCGGCATCACCTCCGATGCCCACGACATGGTGCAGCCCGACCCCAGTGGCAAGTCGCAGGCCCGGGCCATGACCAACGCGCTACGCGAGTCCGGCCTCACTGCCGCCGACATCAAGCACGTCAATGCCCACGCCACCTCCACCCCGCAAGGCGATGTCACCGAGGCGCTGTCCATCCGGATGGCACTCGGCGATGACACGAAGGCGATCGTGACCGGCACCAAGTCGATGACTGGTCACCTGCTGGGGGGTGCCGGTGCGTTGGAGTCGCTGGCGACGCTGCTGGCGCTGCATTACCGGACCGTCCCGCCGACCATCAATCTGGACGACCCGGAGCCTGACCTGGGCATCGACATCGCCAGCACCATACGTGAGTTGCCGGCCGGTGACCTGGCAGGGATCAACAACTCCTTCGGCTTCGGCGGCCACAACGTGGCGGTGACCTTCACCAACCGCTACATCACCAGCTGATCCGCAAAATTAGTTCATGACGGGAATTTGACTCTCAACGCCGCGACACGCCGATAAGGACCGCTCCGTAGGGTTTGAGAGGCAGGTTTCCGTCAAACCACCTTGTGCAGCCAGCGCACCGGTGCACCCTCGCCGGCGTACCGGAACGGCTCCAACTCGGCATCCCAGGGGCGGCCCAGGAGTTCGTTCAGCGCGTCGACCAGGTCCTGTTGACCCAGGCCGGCCATCAGCATCGCGTGCTTGATCCGCTCCTCCGGCACGACGACGTCGCCGTGCAGTCCGATCTGGGTGTGCATCACCCCAAGGCTGGGGGTGTAGGCGTACCGGTGAGCCTCGACACCGGGGCTGGCCTCCTCGGTCGCCTCGAAGCGGATGCGCTGCCAGCCCTTGAGTGTCGAGGTCAGACGTGCGGCCGTGCCCGAAGGGCCCGTCCAGGCATACTCCGTCCGGTACGCGGCACGCTCGGCCGGCTGCGGGATCCAGTCCAGGCGTACGGGCGTGCCGAAAACACCACCGACACCCCACTCGATATGTGGGCACAGTGCCGACGGTGCGGCGTGGATGTACAGCACTCCACGGGTTGTGCTCATCGATCCTCCAGTGACGCGGGCGAGGGCTGTCTTCCCCAACATCCTCACGACACGCCGTCCAGCGGATCGAGCACCATTCTGCCTCAGGAGTCACACCAGAACCAAGGGGCAATCGGCCCGAAGATCGCCGAACCCGGCGCCGCACCACTTCCTGTTCCGACTTCGCACCATTTCCGCCGACTCCGCACCATTTCCGCCGACTCCGCACCATTTCCGTTGCGACTTCGCACCAACTGCTGCTACCGCGCACCAAGCCTGCCTGGTGCGCAGTGACAGCAAATGGTGCGAAGTCGAGGCTGGCGGTCAAGCAGACGGCTTGCCAGGCCCGCCACTAGGTCCACCGCCACTAGATCCACCGCCACCAGGTAGGCCACCCGCCCCGCCGCCGGGGCCACCGCCGCCTTGGGGAGCGCTGCCGCCGGTCGGCTCGGTCGCGGTGTCGATCGGGACGGACAAGGTGGCGACATAGCCGTCGGCCACCGAGCCGGTGACGGTCGCGAGTTGATGCACCCCCGCATCGTCACCGAAGACGTTGTCGTTCTCGAGGCTCACATCGGCGAGATTGGTCACCGATTGTTCATAGCCCTCGGTGGCATACACGACGTCCAGCACATCCTTCGGCAGCGCGAGCTGGGAGGTGGAGATCGCCTTCGTCGAGTCGGTGATCGAGTCCTGATCGGGATACACCTCGAAATGCACATGCGGCCACCGGCCCGAATAGCAGGCGGGAAAGATGCTGGTGAACCGGACCTTGCCGTCGGCGTCGGCGATCTGCACACCGCGCAGATAGTTCTCGTTCTCCAAGCCCGAGGAGTACATCGAGTAGCGACCTTCCCGGTCGCAGTGCCAGGCATAGACGGCGACGCCGGCGTACGGGGCGTTGTCCTTTGCCATGTCCAGGATGGTCAGCTCGAACTCGAACGGCACGCCCTCCGCGGTTGCCGACCCGGTGCCGAAGCTGGAGCGGATGTCCTGCCGGACGATGCCGGACTGCTCCAGCACGTCCGGACCGTTGGACCCGTCACCCGGATAGGGTCCGGCGGTCTCGTCCGGGATCTCGGTCACTGCGCCACTGGCAGCGCTTGCGCCGCTTGCGTCACTGGATGAGGTCGTATCGACCCCGCAGGCGGCCAGCACGGCGACACCGGCACCGAGACCGAACACCTTCAGCATGCGGCGTCGGGAGAAGAGCGTGCCAACATCGAAGCTCAGACCCTGGTCGACCACCTCGTCGTCGGGTCGCGGCAGAAGACGGCCCTGGTACGCGGGTCCGGCGGGGGTGTGATCAGGCAGTGGCTGGTTCATCGGGGCCTCTCGATTGGTCTGTGCACGTGATCCTGCCCAATGGGACTGTGTTGGAGTCCGCCCGCTCCTGTGTGCCGACTGTGCTTTTCCCATGCCGGCTGGAACCGGTGCCGATCTCGGGATCCTCCATATAGTGGCGAGATGACCATTGCGCCCTACGGATCCTGGCCCTCGATCGTGACCACCGACCTCGTCACCTCGGGCACGGTCGGGCTGAGCGCACCCCTGCTCGACGGTGACACGCTCTACTGGCTGGAGTCCCGGCCCAGCGAAGGCGGTCGAGTCGGCCTGTGGCGCTGCCACAGAGACCACCCGGCCGAGTTGGTCGTGCCTGCGCCGTACAACGTGCGCACCGGCGTCCACGAGTACGGCGGCGGCGCGTACGCGGTTCGGGACGGGGTCGTCGTCTTCTCCGACCTGACCGACAACCGGCTCTACCGTCTTGTCGATGGCCGGCCGGTCGCACTGACGCAGAGCTCGGACCACCGGTACGCCGACGTACGGGTCCATCCCGATCGGCACCTGGTGCTCGCCGTCCGTGAGGACCACACCGGAGGCGGCGAGCCGGTCAACACCATCGTCGCCCTCGATCTCGACGGGAGTGGCGACGGAGCGGTGCTCTGCTCCGGCGCCGACTTCTATGCCGATCCCGAGCTGTCCGCCGACGGCGAGCTGGCCTGGACGGAGTGGAACCACCCGGCGATGCCGTGGGATGCCACCCGCATCCGCAGAGGCCGACTCATCGACCGGCCCGCGCTCGCGCTGACCGAGATCAGCGAGGTCGCCGGCGGCGACCACGAGTCGGCCGTACACCCACGCTGGGCACCAGACGGCGAACTGATCTTCATCTCCGACCGGACCGGCTGGTGGAACCTGTACGCCGTTCGCGACCAGGAAACGACCCCACTGTGGCCGGAGGACGCGGAGTTCGCCACCCCGCAGTGGGTCTTCGGTGACCAGCCGTACGC from Microlunatus phosphovorus NM-1 includes:
- a CDS encoding intradiol ring-cleavage dioxygenase, yielding MNQPLPDHTPAGPAYQGRLLPRPDDEVVDQGLSFDVGTLFSRRRMLKVFGLGAGVAVLAACGVDTTSSSDASGASAASGAVTEIPDETAGPYPGDGSNGPDVLEQSGIVRQDIRSSFGTGSATAEGVPFEFELTILDMAKDNAPYAGVAVYAWHCDREGRYSMYSSGLENENYLRGVQIADADGKVRFTSIFPACYSGRWPHVHFEVYPDQDSITDSTKAISTSQLALPKDVLDVVYATEGYEQSVTNLADVSLENDNVFGDDAGVHQLATVTGSVADGYVATLSVPIDTATEPTGGSAPQGGGGPGGGAGGLPGGGGSSGGGPSGGPGKPSA
- a CDS encoding acyl carrier protein; protein product: MPTTEEVRADLAEIVNEVAGVPTDDVQLDKSFTDDLDVDSLSMVEIIYAAEEKFSVSIPDEEAKNLKTVGDAVAYIERAAS
- a CDS encoding DUF3145 domain-containing protein; this encodes MSTTRGVLYIHAAPSALCPHIEWGVGGVFGTPVRLDWIPQPAERAAYRTEYAWTGPSGTAARLTSTLKGWQRIRFEATEEASPGVEAHRYAYTPSLGVMHTQIGLHGDVVVPEERIKHAMLMAGLGQQDLVDALNELLGRPWDAELEPFRYAGEGAPVRWLHKVV
- a CDS encoding beta-ketoacyl-[acyl-carrier-protein] synthase family protein, whose product is MSPTPIVVTGLGATTPLGGDVASTWEGLLAGRSGISRIEQDWAADLSVQIAAQAAVDPTTVLERVEARRLDRSAQLGVVAAMEAWRDAGFGLKEENPVDRERLGVAIATGIGGLQTLLGNWDVQKAKGARRVSPLAIPMLMANATAGNVSLRIGAQAGAHAPVSACASSNEAIAHGIDMIRLGRADVVVVGGTEGVIHPMPIACFAQMQAMSRRNDDPERASRPWDKGRDGFVLGEGAAVMVIETLDHAQARGARIYGELAGAGITSDAHDMVQPDPSGKSQARAMTNALRESGLTAADIKHVNAHATSTPQGDVTEALSIRMALGDDTKAIVTGTKSMTGHLLGGAGALESLATLLALHYRTVPPTINLDDPEPDLGIDIASTIRELPAGDLAGINNSFGFGGHNVAVTFTNRYITS